DNA from Comamonas serinivorans:
ACGCTCCCATGGCCAAGCCCCGACTTTGTGGAGGTGCCCGGCGAACGGCTTCCACGCCAAAGCCGGGAAAGGCCAGCGAGTAACCAAAGCCCGTCAGCGCGGCGCCCGCATAGGCCACGGCTGGGCTCTGAGCGCCCCAGATGAGCAGTTGACCCAAGGCCTCGATCACCACGCAGATCAACGCCACGCGCGCACCGCCAAGCTTGTCGGGCAAATGGCCGAACAAGATGCGCGCGGCAATGAACGCCAGGCCGAAGACCGTGAACGCCAGTGAGGCATTGCCCCAATCACGGGCAGCGAACAACAGGGCAATGAAGGCCGTGATGACGCCGAAGCCGACGCTGCACAAAGCCAGCCCTAGCCCAGGACGCCACACCATGCCCAGCACCTTGTAGAAAGGCGTACGGCGCACGGCCGTTGGAGCCACAGCCCGGACATTTGCCATGCATGTCAAGGCCAGCAGGGGCAGCACCACGGCAGCCACAGAGATGCCGGCGAAGCCATGAGCGCCTTGAACAGCGATCCCAAGCGGCGCCCCCGCCGCATAGGCACCGTACATGGCCATGCCATTCCAGGCCATGACCTTGCCGGCGTTGTGCGGGCCGACCAGTCCGATCCCCCAGCTCAACGAGCCAGTCACGATCAGGCTTTCGCCACAACCCAGCAGGACGCGGCCCAGCAACAGCATCCACACCGATGCCACAGGAGACGCGAAAGCCAGGGACGCCTGGTAGGCCACACCCGACGCTGATGCAAACAGAAGACCGGTGATCACAGCCCGCTTGGCGCCGCGTGTGTCGGACAGGTTGCCGGCCCAGGAGCGAGACAGCAATGCAGCGGCGAACTGTGCACCGATGACCACGCCCACGACCAGGGGGCTCATGCCCAAGGTGCCGGACACCTGCAAGGGAAGAACCGGCAGCGGCAACCCGATGGTGAGGAAGCTGACGAACACCGCCAAGGTGATGGGCAGCAACGTGAGAAAGACGTTGACGACAGGAGGTGAGAGGGCCGCCTGGGCCACTGTCGCCTGAGAACGAGAAGACATCCAAAACTCCAAACATGAGCATTTGCTCGATATTTGAAATAATATGAGTCATTACTCACATTGAAAACTCGCATTCGGGAGGTCAACATGCCTGCGCTGCCTCAGCCACGACGCGTCCCCCGCCAAAGCCGTTCTCGGGCCTTGGTGGATGCCATCCTGGAAGCCACAGCTCGCGTTTTGACCGAGCGCGGCTACGCCGGAACCAACACCAACCTGGTGGCCGAGCGCGCTGGCGTGAGCGTGGGGTCGGTCTATCAATATTTCCCCAACAAGGACTCGCTCATCACAGCCCTTCATGAGCGGCACGCACTGGACATGCAAACGGCGATGGACACCGTGCTGGCGGGCGCTGCCCCCCTGGGTTTGCGGGGCAAGCTGGCAGCCATCGTGCACGCCTGGCTGGCTGCGCACCAGGTCGCGCCCGAGTTGCACCGCGTGTTGGAGCAGGAGTTTCCGTTCTTCGATGCGCCGCCCGATCAGAGTCCTGCCGACCAAAGCATCCGGCACCGCATCCGCCAGTTGCTGGAAGACCATCGGGACGAGGTCGCACCACCCGATCGTGAATTGGCGACGTGGATGGTGCTGCAGACCATGGAGTCCCTGATCCACGCGGCCGTCATTCCACCTGGCGCCCCTTGCCCGGCCCGACAGGTCGAGCAGGCCATCGTCAACATGCTGACCGGCTACCTGTGCGGTTCACACACGCGTGAAGTTTGAGCCGGCCACCTCCGCCGACGAATCTGGGCCTCACCGCCCGGGCAACTTCCCCTCGACGCCCTTCACCAGAAACGCCATGCTGCGCAGCATGGCGTCGTCGGCGTCCTGACCCGCGGACAACAGGGTTTGGTCGCCGTTGTCACGCAGCGGCCCGCGCCAGATCCGGAAGGTCCCCGCTTTCAAGCCCGCGGTGATGTCGTCCACCTGCTGGCGTGCAGCCTGCGGCACATCGGGCGCCAGCGACGCCAGCCCCACGGCGCCCTCCTTCACGCCCCACCAACTGGCTGCGGGGCGCCACTCGCCTTTCAGCACGTGGTTCACGGTCACCCGGTAATACGGCAACCAATCCACCACCACCGACGCCAGGTGCGCGGTCGGGGCGTCGCCGGCCATGTCGGTGTTCCAGCCAAAGCCGCGCTTGCCCATTTTTTCGGCCGTCTTCAGCACAGCGGTTGAATCGTTGGTGCTCAGCACCACGTCCGCGCCGCCGTTGATGAGGCTGGCGGTGGCTTCGCCCTCCTGCGGGGGATTGAACCAGTCCCCCACCCAAATCACCCGCGTGATGACCGCAGGGTTGGCGCGCTGGGCACCCAGCGCAAAGCCGTTGATGCTGCGCAACACGTCGGGCGTGGGCGTGGCAGCGACCACGCCCAGGGTGCCCGACTTCGTCACGTGGCCCGCCACCAGGCCCGCGAGGTAGGCCCCTTCTTCGCGGCGCACGTCGTAGCTGGCCAGGTTGGCAGCCGTCTTGTCATCGCCGGCCAGCTCGAACTTCACCTGCGGGTATTCGCTGGCGACCGTCAGCATCACCTCGCCATAGCGCCGGGCCGTGCCGAACACCAGTTGCGTGCCCTGCTTGGCCAGCTCGCGCATCACACGTCGGGCATCGCCCTCTTGCGACACGCTCTCGATGTAGCGGGTGTGAATGCGGTCGCCAAACTCCTGCTCCAGCGCCTGACGCGCCTGCTCATGGGCATGCGTCCAGCCACCGTCCCCCACCGGCCCGCGGTAAACGAAGGTCATGCGCAGCGGCTCGGCTGCCGCCGCAGCGGATGCGGCTTGCGCCGAGCCCTGCATCACCCCTTGTGGGGCCGTGCCGGGCTGCTCGGTCGGGACCGGTTGATCGCGTTGGCCGCAGGCGGACATGCCGGCCAGCAGCGTGCACGACACGCCCCAGACAAGCCAGTGCCTGCGCGACCTCATGAACCGCTGGCTGCCGGCTTCTTGGCGGCTGGCGCCGGGCCAAAGCTGACGCCCCCGGACCCCTTCGAGGCAGCGGGCGCCGGTGCGGGGACTTCGTCCTTTTTGCCGCAGGCCGTCAGGCCGATGGCCGCAGCCAGGGCGGCTGCCAGGACGATGAGGCGCTTGGGGGAGGTCGTGTCTGCTTGCATGCTGAAGATCCTTTCCTTGAAATCATGCCACTTGCATGGACCCCTCAGGTCCCATGCCCGCGAACTTGGAGCCTGCGGCCGGCAGCAAGTTGCAGGGCGATCGCCTGCGACTGTGACCAAACTGCACAGGGCATCACAGGATGCATCAGCCCGGCACCCACAGGTACTTGACGAGGAACAGCACGCTGATGATCCACACCATCCAATGCACCTCGCGCGCCCGGCCCGTGAGGAGCTTGAGCAAGGCATAGCTGATGAAACCCAGCGCCAGGCCATTCGCGATCGAATAGGTGAACGGCATGGCCAGGGCCGTGATGGCCGCCGGCACCGATTCGGTGCTGTCCTCCCAGTCGATGTCGACCAGATCGCGCAGCATCAGGCAAGCGACGAACAGCAGCGCTGGGGCTGTTGCGTACCCCGGCACCGCGCCGGCCAGCGGCGCCAGAAACAGGCAGGCCAGAAAGGCCAGCGCCACCACCACGGCCGTCAGACCGGTGCGGCCACCCGCCTGCACACCCGCGGCGCTTTCGACATACGCCGTGGCGCTGGACGTGCCCAGCAACGAGCCCGCAAAAATGGCCGAGCTGTCGGCCAGCAAGGCGCGGTTCATGCGCGGCATGCGTTCGGGCACCAGCAGCCCGGCGCGCTTGGCCACGCCCATCAGCGTGCCCGTGGCGTCGAACATCTCGACCAGGAAAAACACCAGCACCACATTGACAAAACCCATGGACAGCGCCGCGCCGATGTCGAGCTGGAACAGCGTCGCATCGATCGATGGCGGCGGCGCGAACACGCCCTGAAAGGTGTTGCCCGCGAAGGCAAACGACAGCCCCGTCA
Protein-coding regions in this window:
- a CDS encoding NCS2 family permease, giving the protein MNWLESTFALKAHGTTPRREVIAGLTTFVTMAYIMFVNPQILGDAGMPKDAVFVATCLIAALGSIAMALLANYPIAIAPGMGLNAYFAYVVVGHMGYSWQAALGAVFVSGCLFLLVTLFRLREQIIAGIPASIRAAITAGIGLFLALIALKTAGIVVADKATLVTLGDLHQPPAVLAIVGFIAIVVMDRLRVPGAILIGILGVTGLSFAFAGNTFQGVFAPPPSIDATLFQLDIGAALSMGFVNVVLVFFLVEMFDATGTLMGVAKRAGLLVPERMPRMNRALLADSSAIFAGSLLGTSSATAYVESAAGVQAGGRTGLTAVVVALAFLACLFLAPLAGAVPGYATAPALLFVACLMLRDLVDIDWEDSTESVPAAITALAMPFTYSIANGLALGFISYALLKLLTGRAREVHWMVWIISVLFLVKYLWVPG
- a CDS encoding BMP family ABC transporter substrate-binding protein, whose protein sequence is MRSRRHWLVWGVSCTLLAGMSACGQRDQPVPTEQPGTAPQGVMQGSAQAASAAAAAEPLRMTFVYRGPVGDGGWTHAHEQARQALEQEFGDRIHTRYIESVSQEGDARRVMRELAKQGTQLVFGTARRYGEVMLTVASEYPQVKFELAGDDKTAANLASYDVRREEGAYLAGLVAGHVTKSGTLGVVAATPTPDVLRSINGFALGAQRANPAVITRVIWVGDWFNPPQEGEATASLINGGADVVLSTNDSTAVLKTAEKMGKRGFGWNTDMAGDAPTAHLASVVVDWLPYYRVTVNHVLKGEWRPAASWWGVKEGAVGLASLAPDVPQAARQQVDDITAGLKAGTFRIWRGPLRDNGDQTLLSAGQDADDAMLRSMAFLVKGVEGKLPGR
- a CDS encoding TetR/AcrR family transcriptional regulator, whose product is MPALPQPRRVPRQSRSRALVDAILEATARVLTERGYAGTNTNLVAERAGVSVGSVYQYFPNKDSLITALHERHALDMQTAMDTVLAGAAPLGLRGKLAAIVHAWLAAHQVAPELHRVLEQEFPFFDAPPDQSPADQSIRHRIRQLLEDHRDEVAPPDRELATWMVLQTMESLIHAAVIPPGAPCPARQVEQAIVNMLTGYLCGSHTREV
- a CDS encoding arabinose transporter, yielding MSSRSQATVAQAALSPPVVNVFLTLLPITLAVFVSFLTIGLPLPVLPLQVSGTLGMSPLVVGVVIGAQFAAALLSRSWAGNLSDTRGAKRAVITGLLFASASGVAYQASLAFASPVASVWMLLLGRVLLGCGESLIVTGSLSWGIGLVGPHNAGKVMAWNGMAMYGAYAAGAPLGIAVQGAHGFAGISVAAVVLPLLALTCMANVRAVAPTAVRRTPFYKVLGMVWRPGLGLALCSVGFGVITAFIALLFAARDWGNASLAFTVFGLAFIAARILFGHLPDKLGGARVALICVVIEALGQLLIWGAQSPAVAYAGAALTGFGYSLAFPGFGVEAVRRAPPQSRGLAMGAYVAFLDMALGITGPVLGALAGARGIEAVYLAGAIAVALSALVALRLLTSGSKDSAVSREEV